The following are from one region of the Vibrio parahaemolyticus genome:
- a CDS encoding AAA domain-containing protein, with the protein MNNQGWIHYWRNSLADADSAKGALKKQDLKNYVRTTTDEFKEGKLKPDSTLLEDLFRNEADTLTAVQIHHRPVTYYLRKVHGKDYSGNMPGVLTPIVCSLWVNREGLLFPNTTPFIPRDLLAPQGNDTFTIADVDKLDEFLTTNEIPAQSTESIPAKFEQEEQYQNHQKDWHNYYGLTQKLFADYCDRNRIKQFYEHIESRGLVNKISECLGASRHILKLYDNLSNSSTALPLLDSYAAKTVTNHDECIEVSQTVHSRFGHSNSQFPLTKAQCDALTHTLAMQEGDILAVNGPPGTGKTTFVLSVVASLWIESALKESQPPLIIAASTNNQAVTNIIDAFGKDFDEGDDELSGRWLPDIFSYGGYLPSAYGELEAAKSYQTKHFYEKVEQLDFLDQAQAHYLDRAKQAFPQQNFADVTQVKAYLLAELRQHQNQLDHIQNNWHHYNRQLNDIHSRLGNNPQQTLADQQQAVSNAQALKDNAKEQLTAWRSYLGNESTWLTLFKWLPPIKNKLELQRRSFMYNLIEHDEEQIENLSSDRFESLLKQVFSSKKDDFDDQKNRYQSWLEQYQEFEQSQLNWLDSINNFTEDSPEQTIPQLTDIDSVLDITTRFRMFRLAVHYWEACWLLNCRDLGQELNKQARKTGLKTVRPRWQRRMMITPCIVSTFHSLPSHMTYQSHVGNNEFETEYLLNEIDLLIVDEAGQVAPEVAAASFALAKKALVIGDIYQIPPIRNVSSSIDRGNLKQHKVINSDDEYTAIQEAGRSVVTGSVMHVAQQASRFHYMPEAEPGMFLQEHRRCYDELISYCNDLCYQGILIPKRGQATEDSLYSPFSHLHVDGIAESFSGSRRNKLEAETIAAWLHANKVEIENYYGEPLAKCVGIITPFSAQVNQIKTACGEFDIKAGKGDDQLTVGTVHSLQGAERKIIIFSQVYTRHNDGGFIDMDPSMLNVAVSRAKDAFLVFGDLDIIEAAPSSSPRGLLAKYLFTDERNELEFSVGQRPDLLQICGHPKLLTNAEEHDAFLSKLLREVQRKIDIVSPWLLLDKLQSTGQLELLKTALHKGVQITIHTDRHFNTTVANHPDTNKVKAFQHCCATLEQLGIVINVINGVHSKSVFADDRYMAVGSFNWFSASRSGKYANIETSLIYVGELEKEIKTQLDFLNSRSCNTNKQPVT; encoded by the coding sequence ATGAATAATCAGGGCTGGATTCACTATTGGCGTAATTCTCTTGCCGATGCCGATAGCGCGAAAGGTGCATTAAAAAAGCAAGACCTGAAAAATTATGTGCGAACGACAACCGACGAGTTCAAAGAAGGTAAGCTTAAACCTGATTCTACATTGCTAGAAGATCTGTTTCGCAATGAAGCAGATACCCTAACCGCCGTACAAATTCATCATCGACCGGTCACCTATTATCTTCGGAAAGTTCATGGGAAAGATTACAGCGGCAATATGCCTGGTGTACTGACACCAATTGTCTGCTCTTTATGGGTCAATCGTGAAGGACTACTATTTCCCAACACCACGCCATTCATACCTCGTGATTTGCTTGCTCCTCAAGGAAATGACACCTTTACTATCGCTGACGTCGATAAGCTCGATGAATTCCTAACAACAAATGAAATTCCAGCGCAGTCTACTGAAAGTATTCCAGCCAAATTCGAACAAGAAGAACAGTATCAGAACCATCAAAAAGATTGGCACAACTACTACGGACTCACCCAAAAACTATTTGCCGATTACTGCGATAGAAACCGAATCAAGCAGTTCTACGAACACATTGAAAGTCGTGGCTTAGTCAACAAAATCAGCGAGTGCTTGGGAGCTTCAAGGCATATTTTAAAACTGTACGATAACCTGAGCAATTCAAGCACAGCCTTGCCTCTGCTTGATAGTTACGCGGCAAAAACAGTAACCAACCACGATGAATGTATTGAAGTATCTCAGACAGTGCATTCGCGTTTTGGCCACTCAAATAGTCAATTCCCGCTAACTAAAGCGCAATGCGATGCCTTGACCCATACCTTAGCCATGCAAGAAGGCGATATTCTTGCGGTAAATGGTCCTCCTGGCACAGGTAAAACAACGTTTGTTCTATCTGTAGTCGCATCACTGTGGATTGAATCTGCGCTAAAAGAGAGTCAGCCGCCGCTAATCATTGCGGCATCGACTAATAATCAAGCAGTAACCAACATCATTGATGCCTTTGGTAAAGACTTCGATGAAGGCGACGACGAACTATCAGGCCGATGGTTGCCCGACATTTTTAGCTATGGTGGCTACCTGCCATCGGCGTATGGAGAATTGGAAGCAGCCAAAAGTTACCAAACTAAGCATTTCTATGAAAAAGTCGAGCAGTTGGATTTTCTCGATCAAGCCCAAGCGCATTATTTGGATAGAGCAAAACAGGCGTTTCCACAACAGAATTTTGCTGATGTAACGCAAGTTAAAGCGTATCTCCTTGCCGAATTGCGCCAACATCAAAACCAGTTAGATCACATCCAAAACAATTGGCATCACTACAACCGCCAACTAAATGACATCCATTCTCGGCTGGGGAACAATCCCCAACAAACATTGGCAGATCAACAACAAGCCGTTTCTAATGCGCAAGCATTGAAAGATAACGCCAAAGAACAGTTAACTGCGTGGCGAAGCTACCTCGGCAATGAATCTACATGGTTAACTCTGTTTAAGTGGTTACCGCCAATTAAGAATAAACTTGAACTCCAGCGCAGGAGTTTCATGTATAACCTTATTGAGCACGATGAAGAGCAAATTGAAAATCTGTCATCAGACCGATTTGAGAGCCTACTCAAGCAAGTATTTTCTAGTAAAAAAGACGATTTTGATGATCAAAAAAATCGGTATCAATCTTGGCTAGAGCAGTATCAAGAGTTTGAGCAATCACAACTGAATTGGCTTGATTCTATCAATAACTTTACTGAAGACTCTCCAGAGCAAACTATTCCACAACTGACTGACATCGATTCGGTTTTAGATATCACGACCCGTTTTCGAATGTTCCGCTTAGCGGTCCATTACTGGGAAGCATGCTGGCTGCTCAATTGCCGAGATTTGGGTCAAGAGTTGAACAAGCAGGCCCGGAAAACAGGTTTGAAAACGGTTCGTCCTCGCTGGCAACGCCGAATGATGATCACTCCTTGCATTGTATCAACGTTCCATTCTCTGCCTTCTCATATGACTTACCAGTCTCACGTTGGGAATAATGAATTTGAAACTGAATATCTGCTTAATGAAATCGACCTTTTGATCGTTGATGAAGCAGGCCAAGTAGCTCCAGAAGTTGCCGCGGCCTCATTCGCACTTGCCAAAAAAGCCTTGGTGATTGGTGATATTTACCAAATCCCGCCAATTAGAAATGTGAGTTCATCAATCGATCGAGGTAATTTAAAGCAGCATAAAGTCATCAACTCTGATGATGAATACACAGCCATTCAAGAGGCTGGCCGAAGTGTAGTAACTGGCAGTGTGATGCATGTAGCGCAACAAGCAAGCCGCTTTCATTATATGCCGGAAGCTGAGCCTGGAATGTTTTTGCAAGAACATAGACGCTGCTACGATGAATTAATCTCATACTGCAATGACCTTTGCTATCAAGGTATCCTGATCCCCAAGCGAGGACAAGCGACCGAAGATAGCCTCTACTCCCCTTTCAGTCATTTGCACGTCGACGGTATCGCGGAATCATTTAGCGGCAGCCGACGCAATAAGTTAGAAGCAGAAACTATCGCTGCATGGCTACATGCCAATAAGGTTGAAATAGAGAATTACTACGGCGAGCCACTGGCCAAGTGTGTGGGTATCATTACTCCATTTTCAGCTCAAGTGAACCAGATCAAGACCGCGTGTGGTGAGTTCGATATCAAAGCAGGCAAGGGGGATGACCAACTAACCGTTGGCACCGTTCACTCTCTTCAAGGTGCTGAACGCAAAATCATTATTTTTTCCCAGGTGTACACCAGACACAACGATGGCGGGTTTATCGATATGGATCCGTCAATGCTCAACGTCGCTGTCTCTCGAGCCAAAGATGCATTCTTGGTGTTTGGTGATTTGGATATCATTGAAGCTGCGCCATCATCTTCTCCACGAGGATTACTCGCCAAGTATCTCTTCACTGACGAGCGAAATGAGCTTGAGTTTAGTGTTGGTCAACGCCCCGATTTATTACAAATATGCGGCCATCCGAAACTGCTAACCAATGCCGAAGAGCACGATGCGTTCTTATCAAAACTGCTGAGGGAAGTACAACGAAAAATAGATATCGTCTCGCCTTGGTTACTGCTAGACAAACTGCAATCAACTGGTCAGTTAGAACTACTAAAAACAGCACTGCACAAAGGTGTCCAGATAACCATACACACCGACAGACATTTCAATACCACGGTCGCAAACCACCCGGATACTAATAAAGTAAAAGCGTTTCAACATTGCTGCGCGACCTTGGAACAGCTTGGTATCGTTATCAATGTGATAAATGGTGTCCATAGTAAAAGCGTTTTTGCTGATGATCGGTATATGGCGGTGGGGTCATTCAATTGGTTTAGTGCAAGCAGAAGCGGAAAATACGCTAATATCGAGACATCATTAATCTATGTCGGTGAGTTAGAGAAGGAGATCAAAACTCAACTCGACTTCTTAAATAGCCGAAGCTGCAACACAAACAAGCAGCCCGTGACGTAG
- a CDS encoding DUF3360 domain-containing protein has protein sequence MSDSSKTFYRDVRKKPHEFESREDFLNHDLTVMSFRRWGIHLPSRDYSIEIEDWVPALAATIGKVVMVTAMVAAFAAQFGLSPEFVAENVRYELLIAGALFVILFSAILNPNANLAGTHGPMIPLIPMIAAAGGHPLALGLMVCAFGLILAFTKGGSKLMTLTGIGVRGGLLIYLGAVGLIGQINKTEAWAASTDQGYISFVVIGLTVMVYAYLAKINKRWLAIPLCSALAGIVAYAMGAEFAFTTEPGLPNFSPFYWWGEDTGWQLGWPTLEHFIAVTPFALLAVAMWSPDYLGHRVFQELNYPKEAKGVLMDVDDTMVGASIRQGVGSLLGGGNLASSWGTYMIPAAIAKRPIPGGALLTGLMCIAAAVIGYPMDLAMWEPVLRVALIVGVFLPLLEAGMQMIHKHKDSLSAGICIFACAFVNPVFGWAITMLLDNLGLIGDHERANELSGKDKYLIPGVAFIICAGSLAVVGQLPGIPALIS, from the coding sequence ATGTCTGACTCAAGTAAGACTTTTTACAGGGATGTGCGCAAGAAACCGCATGAATTTGAAAGCCGAGAAGACTTTCTAAACCATGATTTAACCGTCATGAGCTTTCGTCGCTGGGGTATTCATTTGCCATCGCGTGATTACAGTATTGAAATCGAAGATTGGGTACCAGCGTTAGCCGCCACCATAGGAAAAGTTGTTATGGTGACCGCCATGGTTGCGGCCTTTGCTGCTCAATTCGGCTTATCTCCGGAGTTCGTTGCAGAAAACGTGCGTTACGAACTGCTTATTGCAGGTGCTCTGTTCGTTATCCTGTTTTCCGCCATCCTAAACCCGAACGCAAACTTAGCCGGTACTCATGGCCCAATGATACCGCTGATTCCTATGATTGCCGCCGCTGGCGGGCATCCTCTGGCTCTCGGTTTGATGGTCTGTGCTTTTGGTTTAATTCTCGCTTTTACTAAAGGCGGTTCAAAACTTATGACCCTGACTGGCATTGGGGTTAGAGGTGGGTTGTTGATCTACCTTGGCGCAGTAGGATTGATCGGACAAATCAATAAGACAGAAGCGTGGGCTGCAAGTACCGACCAAGGTTATATCTCATTTGTGGTCATTGGTCTAACGGTTATGGTTTATGCCTACTTAGCCAAAATCAACAAACGTTGGTTGGCTATCCCACTGTGTTCTGCGCTAGCGGGTATTGTCGCTTACGCGATGGGGGCTGAGTTTGCTTTTACCACGGAGCCGGGCCTGCCTAATTTCAGTCCATTCTACTGGTGGGGTGAAGATACCGGCTGGCAACTAGGCTGGCCAACGTTAGAGCACTTTATTGCTGTTACGCCATTTGCTCTATTAGCCGTCGCTATGTGGTCTCCTGACTACCTTGGGCATCGAGTTTTTCAAGAACTTAACTACCCAAAAGAAGCGAAAGGCGTACTAATGGATGTCGACGATACGATGGTCGGCGCGTCTATTCGTCAGGGGGTTGGTTCACTACTAGGTGGCGGCAACTTAGCCTCTTCTTGGGGTACGTACATGATTCCAGCCGCAATTGCCAAACGTCCTATTCCTGGCGGTGCGCTGTTAACTGGCTTAATGTGTATTGCGGCCGCGGTAATTGGTTACCCAATGGATCTCGCGATGTGGGAACCAGTTCTACGCGTTGCGTTGATTGTCGGCGTGTTCTTACCACTTCTTGAAGCAGGTATGCAGATGATCCATAAGCATAAAGATTCACTCAGTGCGGGTATCTGTATTTTTGCTTGTGCATTCGTTAACCCAGTGTTCGGCTGGGCTATAACTATGCTGCTGGATAACCTCGGACTTATCGGTGACCATGAGCGCGCTAACGAACTATCAGGTAAAGATAAATACCTGATCCCTGGCGTGGCCTTTATCATTTGCGCTGGTTCCCTTGCTGTCGTTGGTCAGCTTCCGGGTATTCCCGCTCTAATTAGCTAA
- a CDS encoding chemotaxis protein, whose translation MAKVVSKANQSQGMLMFKLTLQQNFAIGTLKVREIVPYMPTTKIPYSHHHVIGTVTIRDLTVPVIDMSAAVGFRPITQEEYKNCYLIVTDCLRTVVAFMVRSIEKIIECDWKAIETPPASAGKNIFVTGITRYGDQTVQMLDVELLLSKIYPQYENANIPMLTDVERERLKALNILLVDDSSIARKQLSDALDSINISYQICKNGSDALQLMKNEAEANRPIDILVSDIEMPGLDGYELAFEVQNDSALNHSYRILHTSLSSEICVDRAHQVGAHEALEKFNAGELIEAMLRGAKELEANAMAS comes from the coding sequence ATGGCAAAAGTCGTTAGTAAGGCGAATCAATCTCAGGGTATGTTGATGTTTAAGCTCACCCTGCAACAAAACTTCGCAATAGGGACACTTAAAGTTCGTGAAATTGTACCCTACATGCCAACCACAAAAATCCCGTATTCCCATCACCATGTGATTGGTACGGTGACCATTCGTGATCTCACCGTTCCTGTTATCGACATGTCAGCTGCGGTTGGCTTTCGTCCAATTACGCAAGAAGAATACAAAAACTGCTACCTCATCGTGACCGACTGTTTACGCACTGTGGTTGCGTTTATGGTTCGTAGCATAGAGAAGATCATCGAATGCGATTGGAAAGCCATTGAAACGCCACCAGCAAGCGCTGGAAAAAACATCTTCGTGACGGGTATCACTCGTTATGGCGATCAAACAGTTCAAATGCTCGATGTCGAGCTACTGCTTTCTAAAATTTATCCGCAGTATGAAAACGCGAATATCCCGATGCTGACGGATGTAGAGCGTGAACGCCTCAAAGCACTGAATATCTTGTTGGTGGATGACTCATCAATTGCGCGTAAGCAATTAAGTGACGCGCTAGATAGCATCAATATCTCCTATCAAATTTGTAAAAATGGCTCAGATGCACTGCAGTTGATGAAAAATGAGGCAGAAGCAAACCGCCCAATAGATATTCTGGTCAGTGATATTGAAATGCCGGGGTTGGATGGTTACGAGTTAGCGTTTGAAGTGCAAAATGACTCAGCTCTTAATCACTCGTACCGCATTCTACATACTTCACTGTCGAGTGAGATTTGTGTCGATAGAGCGCATCAAGTTGGCGCTCACGAAGCGTTAGAAAAGTTTAATGCTGGTGAGCTCATCGAAGCTATGCTCCGCGGGGCAAAAGAGCTAGAAGCCAATGCCATGGCTTCTTAA
- a CDS encoding VPA0450 family T3SS effector inositol phosphatase, whose protein sequence is MSTIQINSQHRGNLDLADIQNIKTNAKEGDTVKFGSVFGKEYSVTKSNDGEISLKQKENRSFFNRFFSKTDSSKNSDLKLNLMNQQLHKKENNGNVKVLTLTYNQANQKMPEETKNYFQNLIQKGDYDVVLFAEQESKLLANDLELDGMNLLSQNKMKVMTKGLGEGVSYTSMSVFAKDGVDINVKNESEYRHGIGGRNMEFFMGITGNKGGVKTALEINGQPLNVISAHLDSNKEVKREFEGNKLMEGINPNEEVLITGDLNEREKRVAEGSDVLYDPIAHDDTHLAKHGFKFKPLDSHTYMQLDKHTGNIKQKEGRDRPDFGELDNTGVTNKTGNLQNHQTSVITDGFENVSDHKPVQSTFEVRSFSQKLIENAFTQNANDFKNDAAYLKPGTNPANATFDDVTSANQARLGLENLNPNEQAFVKENFASFIIGKDAIFSQLTSGFMEEMSQLHASDLAKNPTHLQAQQIALSEKYEQLSDKVNAEFNKQFVANL, encoded by the coding sequence ATGTCGACAATTCAAATTAATAGTCAACATCGAGGTAATTTAGACCTCGCAGATATTCAAAATATCAAAACCAATGCGAAAGAAGGCGATACCGTTAAATTTGGCTCTGTATTTGGTAAAGAATACAGCGTTACCAAAAGCAATGATGGTGAAATTAGCCTCAAACAAAAAGAAAATCGCAGCTTTTTTAATCGCTTTTTTAGCAAAACAGATTCATCGAAAAACAGCGACTTAAAGCTGAACTTGATGAACCAACAACTGCACAAAAAAGAGAACAACGGCAACGTTAAAGTCCTGACGTTAACGTACAACCAAGCCAACCAAAAGATGCCTGAAGAGACGAAGAACTACTTCCAAAACCTTATCCAAAAGGGTGACTATGATGTGGTCTTATTTGCCGAACAAGAATCGAAATTGCTTGCTAACGACCTAGAACTCGATGGCATGAACCTGCTTAGCCAAAACAAAATGAAAGTCATGACCAAAGGGCTTGGTGAAGGTGTCAGCTACACTTCGATGTCTGTTTTTGCGAAAGATGGCGTCGATATTAACGTGAAAAATGAGTCTGAATATCGTCACGGCATCGGTGGACGAAACATGGAATTCTTCATGGGCATCACGGGTAATAAAGGCGGCGTGAAAACAGCTTTGGAGATCAATGGACAACCTTTAAACGTCATTTCTGCACACCTGGATTCCAACAAAGAAGTCAAACGTGAGTTCGAAGGCAACAAGTTGATGGAAGGCATTAATCCAAATGAGGAAGTTCTGATCACTGGCGATCTCAATGAACGTGAGAAGCGCGTTGCTGAAGGCTCTGATGTGCTGTACGACCCAATTGCCCACGATGATACGCACTTAGCGAAACATGGCTTTAAGTTCAAACCACTCGATAGCCATACTTACATGCAGCTAGATAAGCACACTGGCAATATTAAGCAGAAAGAAGGCCGAGATCGCCCTGACTTCGGTGAGCTGGATAACACTGGTGTAACCAACAAAACGGGCAACTTACAGAACCACCAAACCAGTGTTATCACTGATGGTTTTGAGAATGTCAGCGACCATAAGCCAGTGCAGTCAACATTCGAAGTCAGAAGCTTTTCTCAAAAGTTGATTGAAAACGCGTTTACTCAAAATGCCAATGACTTTAAAAATGATGCCGCCTATCTGAAGCCAGGCACGAACCCAGCTAACGCAACGTTTGATGATGTGACCTCTGCTAACCAAGCACGTCTGGGTTTAGAAAACTTAAACCCGAATGAACAAGCATTCGTGAAAGAGAATTTTGCGAGCTTTATTATCGGTAAAGACGCGATCTTCAGCCAGCTAACTAGCGGCTTTATGGAGGAGATGAGCCAACTTCATGCCTCTGATCTTGCTAAGAACCCAACTCATCTACAAGCGCAGCAAATTGCGTTGAGCGAAAAATACGAACAGCTAAGCGATAAAGTAAACGCTGAGTTTAATAAACAATTCGTGGCAAATCTTTAG
- a CDS encoding cytochrome b, with protein MDAKTNNAISKSMMFFHWVIGLGMIAVLISGLVMDDESNNLLFNAHMSFGLLVLALSVPRLVGRLIAGMPKPMTERSKFESIAAAVVMYSLLALTVVLPLSGIAVSVGEGYGLSLFGFELVSSGREIHMLKELGEGIHELSGEALLPFLLVLHLGASFMHHFIKQDGTLLRMLGKA; from the coding sequence ATGGACGCGAAAACGAACAATGCAATCTCAAAATCAATGATGTTTTTCCATTGGGTTATCGGGCTTGGAATGATTGCGGTACTCATTTCTGGTCTAGTTATGGATGATGAATCAAACAACTTACTTTTTAATGCTCACATGTCATTCGGACTTTTAGTCTTAGCCTTGAGCGTGCCTAGGTTAGTTGGGAGACTCATTGCGGGTATGCCAAAACCTATGACTGAAAGAAGTAAATTTGAGTCTATCGCGGCGGCTGTGGTTATGTACTCTCTTTTGGCCTTAACTGTGGTGTTGCCTTTGTCTGGCATCGCGGTTTCTGTAGGAGAAGGGTACGGCCTGAGCCTGTTTGGTTTTGAATTAGTGAGTTCTGGCAGAGAAATACACATGCTGAAAGAGTTGGGCGAGGGGATCCACGAGCTTAGTGGTGAAGCGTTGTTGCCATTCCTATTGGTTTTGCACCTTGGTGCCAGCTTTATGCATCACTTTATTAAGCAGGACGGAACGTTGCTGAGAATGTTGGGCAAAGCTTGA
- a CDS encoding S8 family serine peptidase, protein MHHSLSLPILLLSSAVVQAAVPESLAIPQAYLDSHPHPVHTAPPPAYAVDRILVKFRPGAAASDVGELMRESRAKSLKVISGIDVHVLQVPVGTVEAQLARFNQNPNVLYAEPDINHIVQYVPNEGLGGSIYASDYFSEQWALNNTGQVHSTVVNDPLFGPYLDEASGLPGADINAPEAWDMTKGSSAVKIAILDSGIDCRMAGDSVSSIEFGNGKCVEQQKFVTDYQSDTLEDVVGHGTHVAGIAAAQTDNGIGIAGVGFNSSVGNLKTCYEYLIYSCDPFFGCFLIAATGVCPLSSSIDAITYAADNGYHVINMSYGSDEIDEEGNPISLVGYSQAENDAVNYAWGKGVLLVSAAGNAGDPIKNYPAAYDNVIAVGATDDDDNRASFSTFGSDWVSLMAPGDSILSTMPNEQCGTFDYDNDACLHWQSGTSMASPHVAGAAALLWAYKYADQLSDPATCQDASGVPCNQMIRMMLEQGADPIGADGQDLQSISQYGRLNLVGALTATPSEPPPPPPLVVKAPEALSISITNSIVFLTWDYLGDQDAIAGFRVERESWNAKRNRWQSVSSWDVLDPTATMFEDSSANGEVHYRVGTIQQSDGSLFWSGWSDNITVAGSGGGKGGGKGGGKPNK, encoded by the coding sequence ATGCATCATTCATTATCCTTGCCGATTTTATTGTTGTCGTCTGCGGTTGTGCAGGCGGCGGTTCCAGAAAGCCTTGCTATACCGCAGGCTTACCTCGATAGTCATCCTCATCCCGTTCATACAGCTCCACCTCCGGCTTATGCCGTGGATCGTATTCTCGTTAAATTCCGTCCCGGTGCAGCGGCGTCTGACGTAGGGGAGTTGATGCGTGAGAGCAGAGCCAAATCGCTCAAAGTCATTTCCGGCATTGATGTGCATGTTTTGCAAGTACCCGTTGGAACAGTGGAAGCGCAGTTAGCCCGTTTTAACCAGAACCCGAATGTGTTGTATGCAGAACCTGATATCAACCACATTGTTCAGTATGTTCCAAATGAAGGTCTCGGTGGAAGTATCTATGCTAGTGACTACTTTTCTGAGCAGTGGGCGCTCAATAATACTGGGCAAGTACATTCTACCGTGGTGAATGACCCACTATTTGGTCCGTATCTGGATGAGGCCTCTGGCTTGCCTGGTGCAGATATCAATGCTCCCGAAGCTTGGGATATGACGAAAGGTAGTTCTGCCGTCAAGATAGCAATTCTCGATTCCGGTATTGATTGTCGTATGGCAGGGGATAGCGTGAGTAGCATTGAGTTCGGGAACGGAAAATGTGTTGAGCAGCAGAAGTTCGTCACCGATTATCAAAGTGATACGTTAGAGGACGTGGTTGGACACGGCACCCATGTCGCAGGTATTGCGGCGGCTCAGACAGATAACGGTATTGGTATTGCTGGGGTCGGTTTTAACAGTTCTGTTGGCAACTTGAAGACGTGCTACGAATATCTGATTTATAGCTGCGACCCATTTTTTGGCTGCTTCCTTATCGCTGCGACGGGGGTATGCCCGCTATCTTCCTCCATTGATGCGATCACCTATGCTGCCGATAACGGCTACCACGTGATTAACATGAGTTATGGCTCTGATGAAATCGATGAAGAGGGCAACCCGATTAGCTTAGTCGGTTATAGCCAAGCGGAAAATGATGCCGTTAACTACGCTTGGGGGAAAGGCGTGTTGTTAGTGAGCGCAGCAGGGAACGCCGGAGACCCGATAAAGAACTACCCCGCAGCTTATGACAACGTGATTGCCGTAGGTGCGACGGATGACGATGACAATCGTGCCAGTTTTTCTACTTTCGGTAGCGATTGGGTGTCGCTAATGGCACCCGGTGACAGTATTCTCTCAACGATGCCAAATGAGCAGTGTGGCACCTTCGATTACGATAATGACGCCTGTCTGCATTGGCAGTCGGGTACATCAATGGCCAGCCCTCATGTTGCTGGCGCAGCTGCGTTACTTTGGGCATACAAATATGCGGATCAGTTATCCGATCCTGCGACTTGCCAAGATGCCTCTGGCGTACCTTGTAACCAGATGATTCGTATGATGTTGGAACAGGGAGCGGATCCAATAGGGGCTGATGGGCAAGACTTACAGAGCATCTCTCAATACGGACGACTTAATTTGGTGGGAGCTCTGACTGCAACACCTTCGGAACCGCCACCGCCTCCTCCTCTAGTCGTTAAGGCACCAGAAGCTCTTTCCATCTCGATCACCAATAGTATTGTCTTTCTCACTTGGGACTATTTGGGGGATCAAGATGCCATTGCAGGCTTTAGAGTCGAACGCGAGAGTTGGAATGCAAAACGTAATCGATGGCAAAGCGTAAGCAGTTGGGATGTTCTCGACCCTACGGCCACGATGTTTGAAGATTCCAGTGCCAATGGCGAAGTACATTATCGTGTTGGCACCATTCAGCAAAGCGATGGTTCTTTGTTCTGGAGTGGATGGAGCGATAACATCACGGTTGCTGGTTCTGGTGGTGGTAAGGGCGGCGGAAAAGGTGGAGGCAAGCCGAACAAATGA
- the ati1 gene encoding Ati1 family type III secretion system chaperone: MDIYQESISFLGNDANFDANGLFQCELSSNTNDHDEAHFLTIFKNETTINLHMSLTSPVELPTPLPEAIAIAIGEHALEPFRGGFGVGLMPDSRRLTVYKVISLANKPQSYVQNTFQQLLEKIEQWHLFIEQTDNEAAIPEQLPAGIFI, from the coding sequence ATGGATATCTACCAAGAAAGCATCAGTTTTTTAGGTAACGACGCGAACTTCGATGCAAACGGATTATTTCAATGCGAACTATCATCGAATACAAATGACCATGATGAAGCGCATTTCTTAACCATATTTAAGAACGAAACCACCATCAATTTGCACATGTCGTTGACCAGCCCTGTTGAGTTGCCAACACCTCTGCCAGAAGCCATCGCAATTGCAATCGGTGAACACGCGCTAGAACCATTTCGAGGTGGTTTCGGTGTTGGTTTAATGCCGGATAGCCGCAGACTGACCGTTTATAAGGTTATTTCTTTAGCTAATAAGCCTCAAAGTTATGTTCAAAACACATTCCAACAACTGCTAGAAAAAATTGAGCAGTGGCACCTCTTCATTGAACAAACCGATAACGAAGCAGCAATTCCAGAACAATTACCTGCTGGGATTTTCATTTAA
- the ppiC gene encoding peptidylprolyl isomerase PpiC: protein MRDKHMANTAAALHILVKHKEQAEDIIKQLKKGAKFQTLAKKYSTCPSGKRGGDLGEFRRGQMVPQFDKVCFSGEVLTPHLVKTKFGWHVVKVLYRT, encoded by the coding sequence GTGAGAGATAAACACATGGCAAACACAGCAGCCGCATTGCACATTCTTGTTAAGCACAAAGAACAAGCTGAAGACATCATCAAGCAACTGAAAAAAGGCGCTAAATTCCAAACACTAGCGAAAAAGTATTCAACTTGCCCGTCTGGCAAACGTGGTGGTGACCTCGGTGAGTTCCGTCGCGGTCAAATGGTGCCTCAATTCGACAAAGTTTGTTTTTCTGGTGAAGTGTTAACTCCGCACTTAGTCAAAACAAAATTTGGCTGGCATGTGGTCAAGGTTCTCTACAGAACATAG